From one Mycolicibacterium sp. HK-90 genomic stretch:
- a CDS encoding BTAD domain-containing putative transcriptional regulator, with protein sequence MELGVLGPLQVRMDGAPVAVPGAKPRAILTMLGLHSGSVVPADVLMELLWGDDPPRTAAKALQTHISSLRHTLGDGFVLTEGTGWRLSSTGVDTSGYRAAARSGRDALDAGDAGRAVTLFDEALTLWRGIPELPDSRRGASETTRWIEDHASLVEDRADALLATGRAAEIVGELEAAVGDAPLRERRWGQLMLALYRAGRQGEALGAFKRVQAVLSDELGVDPGPDLRRLEAAIVAQDAALEIPAVQHVPAAMRAVTFLLTDIEGSTAAWEADADAMALALARHDELIEQVVTSRGGRLIKTRGEGDATFSVFERPSAAAAAALELQDAILHEPWDLQSPMRIRIALHTGEAELRDGDYFGRAVNRAARLRSLAAGGQTLCSGATAELVVDSLRDDVVLADLGMRRLKNLARPEHVFELRFDAEGQPEPPVADEATERPALPTVLAGPGPFVGRSQELGQLSASWQIALTDGARAALIAGEPGVGKTRLAGEWSRQAYAQGAVVLYGRSDEDLGAPYQPFAEALRTLVPCVGTSQLRGVRGIEALLPLVPGLTDVLPDLAAPPRADPDTERYALFDAVVALLGAASTEVPIVLVLDDLHWAAKPTLLLLRHLLRFGEHARVQIIGTYRSTDLDRSHPLAAMLADLHRDGSADRIALSGLDEDDVTTYVAQAGYDDEELARALASVTGGNPFFLIEALRHVEESGGHWDPSTLPQGVREAVSRRLSRLPAETNKALAAAAVVGSRFALDLVERVVDQDLVDSFEEACQAGILIEEPGGRYRFNHAIVRQSLLAELASVRRMRLHQRIATTLENEPGADDELLAELAHHYFECAWAGNALKAVEYCRRAADQAMSRLAYEGAADLYDHALHALEEVDDELPDLEDQRTQLLVARCEALLAAGDVSSAAGAVAQLKAETHDSARLAAWATCFEGQLSMLIDPERLDEIESAVDAAAGTLAEFDDAAGEAKAHTVRAGCLARLGRIGDCEVALDNALTAARRAREHRRVNAVLAGAPLAALWGPNPVPRAGGRCLDVVRLLRITTDSPAVEATSTRCQAVLEAFRGRAAAARRMIDSARRTVTELGLRHALLEVEHFAGIVELVVDDPAAAERHLRVAYNGFRRMGIDADAAETAALLGRACLLLGRDVEAGELCAESERLAGHALKASIAWRTVRAQLLSRGGDHDEARTVAQEAVVIAERTDALIDHGDACLALATVLDAAGDATGARTAAGRAVELYERKGALTLAEKARRIVDVTHLEPAMAPEATGIEVDNACVRSGRRFLAAMNRRAWDEVEQLFAPEVTIESRRKIVGFARKDLTPQQWLDAMAHFLETGMVRHDPTFLAVRGEHLALIRLEIGTADQSPGAPRDELLQVTGIDDDGRIATQVWFDTEDIDAALAELDSLHARRLEAEARPPLANAATRADDQLVAFFNADRLDEVGALFTEGTRLDDRRQGFRRESNDRAAAVDNIRAIASFGPTVTNSTVAVRGDLLCLRHIRFEDASAFCAEALELTEVDTHGLMLAKVVFDLDDFDAAFEELDARYLAGAAAPYAQTWSAITRSYAGFNRHELAATTPDWVNLDHRRGAAFASGDMVAYIQAAWADSPDTKIHITAVHRMNYLGAVVTHAAQGISNDGFDAEWRDVHVLTVEGDVVSRSELFDEANLDAALERFDELSRPVPRHENAATRLYRDILASFRNHDWDNIRELLAEDISTEDRRHVVNSGRRQGRDAVIAEMSAIAEVGVTDVQTEVIASRGSYLALSRSRASTAAQQPDAFHSDLLEIIEVNGDSKALARVVFDPDDFDAALAELDARYLAGEAAPYANTWSAICRISDAFNHRKEPATTPNWANIDHRQATAFATGEMTEYLSATWNLSRQASLFIETVHELNTLGAVITQSAQAVSHEGFHAEWRVIILLTVDGDLISRCEVFDETDCDAALTRFDELSRQSPQLANIASRAHDRFMAYFTARDWAAIAGLLMDNAYTDDRRRVVNTGIRRGRDAVLTEIKALADIGGQRLTSEVIAIRGERLALRRTHFSGSDDREAYHVGGLEVIEAAVDERLLARIAFDLDDFDAALAELDARYLAGEAAPYARTWSAFMRGYAAANSQELRGMTSDWVNIDHRRARAFAPGEMSVYMDATWDLAPGTRIYVENVHCLNDLGAVVTHVANGTSQQGFDAQWREINVSTVEGDLANRSELYDETDLDAALARFDELQPRTPRLENTASLVEARCEECLSSGNLEALSELMADDISIDDRRRVTNAGLRHGREAVIEDLRVGAEIGLTQITPTAIATRGEHLTLRRIRYSGGAQSDDTFLIDLVQIVEIDADEHIHALVLFDPDDLDDALTELDARYLAGEGAPYVHTWSVVISGYAAFNRQELPPTTPDWVNIDHRRARAFAPGDLIPYIRATWDITPHATVYVEAVHRLNEFGTVVGQVTRGTSNEGFDAEWREYVLFTTDGDLLSRAEVFDEADFDVALARFDELTSSNRTPQLENAASRVAARFGVHFVARDWGALAEILAEDVFDDDRRRVVNAGTLRGRGDVIADASRIADVGAENITAEVIATRGARLVLSRVRYSGSDAQQATFHVDALDIVQIDADERLSAHVAFDPEDIDAAFEELDARYLAGEAAACAHTWSVITNSYLALNRHELPAATTNWTDVDRRQVIPVEAGALGPSLRAIWDLTTQATIYIEAAHQLTDAGAVLTHVASATSRDGLDAEWRNICILIIEDDRLSHGEVFDESDLDAALARFDELSRQTPT encoded by the coding sequence GTGGAACTGGGGGTTTTGGGGCCTCTCCAGGTCCGAATGGACGGTGCGCCCGTCGCAGTGCCGGGCGCAAAGCCGCGCGCCATCCTCACGATGCTCGGACTGCACAGCGGTTCCGTGGTTCCGGCCGACGTACTCATGGAATTGCTCTGGGGCGACGATCCGCCGCGCACCGCGGCCAAGGCCCTTCAGACCCACATCTCCTCGCTGCGCCACACCCTCGGCGACGGCTTCGTGCTGACCGAAGGGACCGGCTGGCGCCTGAGCAGCACGGGCGTCGACACGTCCGGTTATCGGGCGGCGGCACGATCCGGCCGGGACGCCCTGGACGCGGGCGACGCCGGCCGGGCAGTGACGCTGTTCGATGAGGCACTGACACTCTGGCGCGGAATCCCCGAACTACCCGACAGCAGGCGCGGGGCATCCGAGACAACTCGCTGGATCGAGGACCACGCGTCGCTGGTGGAGGATCGGGCCGACGCGCTCCTCGCGACGGGTCGCGCCGCGGAGATCGTCGGCGAGCTCGAAGCCGCTGTCGGCGATGCACCCCTGCGTGAACGACGTTGGGGCCAACTGATGCTTGCCCTGTACCGCGCCGGCAGGCAGGGAGAAGCCTTGGGCGCGTTCAAGCGGGTTCAAGCCGTGCTGTCCGACGAGCTGGGCGTCGACCCGGGCCCCGATCTGCGCAGGCTCGAAGCCGCGATCGTGGCGCAGGACGCCGCGCTGGAAATCCCTGCGGTACAACACGTCCCCGCGGCGATGCGAGCTGTGACATTCCTACTCACCGACATCGAAGGTTCGACCGCCGCGTGGGAGGCGGACGCAGACGCGATGGCGCTCGCGCTCGCGCGGCACGACGAGCTCATCGAACAGGTCGTCACCTCCCGCGGTGGTCGGCTGATCAAGACGCGCGGTGAAGGTGATGCCACCTTCTCGGTCTTCGAGCGTCCCTCGGCCGCAGCGGCTGCCGCCCTCGAACTTCAGGACGCCATACTTCACGAGCCGTGGGACCTGCAGTCGCCCATGCGGATTCGGATTGCCCTGCACACTGGTGAGGCTGAGCTTCGTGATGGCGACTACTTCGGCCGCGCCGTCAATCGGGCGGCTCGGTTGCGGTCGCTTGCCGCCGGTGGTCAGACCCTGTGCTCGGGTGCGACGGCCGAGCTCGTCGTCGACTCACTGCGCGACGACGTGGTGCTCGCCGATCTCGGGATGCGCCGGCTGAAGAATCTGGCCCGCCCCGAGCACGTCTTCGAGCTCCGCTTCGACGCCGAGGGACAGCCGGAACCCCCGGTCGCCGATGAGGCCACGGAACGGCCTGCGCTGCCCACGGTGCTTGCCGGTCCGGGCCCGTTCGTCGGGCGCAGCCAGGAACTTGGGCAGCTATCGGCATCGTGGCAGATTGCGCTCACCGACGGCGCTCGCGCGGCTCTGATCGCCGGTGAACCAGGTGTCGGCAAGACACGACTGGCCGGCGAGTGGTCGCGGCAGGCATACGCACAAGGTGCGGTGGTGTTGTACGGCCGCTCCGACGAGGATCTCGGCGCGCCCTACCAGCCCTTCGCAGAGGCCCTGCGCACGCTGGTGCCCTGTGTCGGCACCAGCCAGCTCCGCGGCGTGCGCGGCATCGAGGCGTTGCTACCGCTGGTGCCCGGTTTGACCGACGTGCTGCCCGATCTCGCCGCGCCGCCTCGTGCCGACCCGGACACCGAGCGCTACGCGTTGTTCGACGCGGTGGTCGCGCTGCTCGGTGCCGCCTCGACAGAGGTGCCGATCGTCCTGGTACTCGACGATCTCCACTGGGCGGCCAAGCCGACGTTGCTATTGCTGCGACATCTCTTGCGGTTCGGCGAACATGCCCGCGTGCAGATCATCGGCACCTACCGCAGTACCGACCTCGACCGTTCGCATCCGCTCGCGGCGATGCTGGCCGACCTTCATCGTGACGGCAGCGCCGACCGTATTGCCCTGAGCGGGCTCGATGAGGACGACGTGACCACCTATGTCGCCCAGGCCGGGTACGACGACGAGGAGCTGGCCCGTGCGCTGGCGTCGGTCACCGGCGGAAATCCGTTCTTCCTCATCGAGGCGTTACGCCATGTCGAGGAGAGCGGCGGCCACTGGGATCCGAGCACCCTGCCTCAGGGGGTGCGGGAGGCCGTGAGCCGCAGACTTTCTCGGCTTCCCGCCGAGACCAACAAGGCGCTGGCGGCGGCCGCGGTCGTCGGCAGTCGGTTTGCGCTCGATCTGGTCGAGCGGGTGGTCGACCAGGACCTCGTCGACTCGTTCGAAGAGGCATGCCAGGCCGGCATCCTGATCGAGGAACCCGGTGGTCGGTATCGGTTCAACCACGCCATTGTCCGTCAGTCCCTGCTGGCCGAGTTGGCGTCGGTCCGGCGCATGCGCCTGCATCAGCGCATCGCGACAACGCTGGAGAACGAGCCGGGTGCCGACGACGAACTGCTGGCTGAATTGGCGCACCACTACTTCGAATGCGCGTGGGCCGGAAATGCTCTCAAGGCAGTCGAGTACTGCCGGCGTGCCGCCGACCAGGCGATGTCCCGGCTGGCCTATGAGGGTGCCGCCGATCTTTACGACCATGCCCTGCACGCACTCGAAGAGGTTGACGACGAGTTACCCGACCTGGAGGACCAGCGCACCCAACTATTGGTGGCGCGGTGCGAAGCGCTGCTGGCGGCCGGTGACGTGTCGTCGGCAGCGGGCGCGGTTGCCCAACTGAAGGCGGAGACGCACGATTCGGCCCGCCTGGCGGCGTGGGCGACCTGTTTCGAGGGGCAGCTCTCGATGCTGATCGATCCCGAGCGCTTGGACGAGATCGAATCCGCAGTGGACGCCGCCGCGGGGACTCTGGCCGAATTTGACGACGCCGCAGGCGAAGCCAAGGCTCACACCGTGCGGGCCGGGTGCCTGGCCCGGCTCGGGCGTATCGGTGATTGCGAAGTGGCCCTCGACAACGCGCTCACCGCCGCACGCCGCGCCCGTGAACACCGGCGGGTGAACGCGGTGCTCGCGGGTGCTCCGCTGGCCGCGCTGTGGGGGCCCAACCCCGTTCCGCGCGCGGGCGGACGATGCCTCGACGTGGTGCGCCTGCTGCGGATCACCACCGATTCCCCTGCGGTCGAAGCGACATCGACACGGTGCCAGGCGGTCCTGGAAGCGTTCCGTGGACGCGCTGCCGCCGCGCGCCGGATGATCGACTCGGCCCGGCGCACCGTCACCGAACTCGGCTTGCGTCATGCCCTGCTCGAGGTCGAGCACTTCGCCGGCATCGTCGAGCTGGTAGTCGACGATCCCGCTGCCGCCGAACGACATCTGCGCGTGGCCTACAACGGCTTTCGCCGCATGGGCATCGATGCCGATGCCGCCGAGACGGCCGCACTGCTGGGTCGCGCGTGCCTCTTGCTGGGCCGAGACGTTGAGGCTGGAGAACTATGCGCGGAGAGCGAGCGACTCGCCGGCCACGCGCTGAAGGCGTCGATCGCCTGGCGCACGGTTCGGGCCCAGTTGCTTTCGCGCGGCGGTGATCACGACGAAGCGCGAACGGTGGCCCAAGAGGCGGTTGTCATTGCGGAGCGCACCGATGCGTTGATCGATCACGGCGATGCCTGTCTGGCGCTCGCCACGGTGCTGGACGCCGCCGGCGACGCCACGGGAGCGCGCACCGCTGCCGGGCGCGCCGTCGAGTTGTACGAGCGGAAAGGTGCTCTGACACTTGCCGAAAAGGCGCGACGCATTGTCGACGTCACCCACTTGGAGCCGGCAATGGCGCCGGAAGCAACAGGCATCGAAGTCGACAACGCATGTGTTCGATCGGGCAGACGTTTTTTGGCCGCAATGAATCGTCGCGCCTGGGACGAAGTCGAACAGCTTTTCGCCCCAGAAGTCACCATCGAGAGCCGTCGGAAGATAGTCGGGTTTGCCCGAAAAGACCTGACACCGCAGCAATGGTTAGATGCGATGGCGCACTTTCTGGAGACCGGCATGGTGCGGCACGATCCGACGTTCCTCGCAGTGCGTGGCGAGCATCTGGCGCTGATCCGGCTTGAGATAGGGACTGCCGATCAGAGTCCCGGTGCACCGCGGGATGAATTGCTGCAGGTGACTGGTATCGATGATGACGGCAGAATCGCGACGCAGGTGTGGTTTGACACCGAAGACATCGATGCCGCGCTGGCCGAACTCGATTCCTTACACGCGCGGCGCCTGGAAGCAGAAGCTCGGCCGCCGCTGGCGAATGCCGCAACTCGGGCCGACGACCAATTGGTCGCGTTCTTCAACGCCGATCGCTTGGACGAGGTCGGCGCTCTGTTCACCGAGGGCACTCGGCTCGATGACCGACGCCAAGGTTTTCGCCGCGAGAGCAACGATCGTGCGGCGGCGGTCGACAACATTCGTGCGATCGCATCCTTCGGACCAACCGTCACGAATTCGACTGTCGCTGTGCGCGGAGATCTCCTCTGCCTCAGACATATTCGCTTTGAAGATGCCTCCGCATTTTGCGCTGAAGCACTGGAGCTGACCGAGGTCGACACTCACGGTTTAATGCTCGCCAAGGTCGTGTTCGACCTCGACGACTTCGACGCGGCTTTCGAGGAGCTCGACGCGCGGTACCTCGCCGGTGCGGCCGCCCCGTATGCGCAAACATGGTCTGCCATCACGCGATCGTATGCGGGGTTCAACCGCCACGAACTCGCTGCGACGACGCCTGACTGGGTGAATCTTGACCACCGTCGCGGAGCGGCGTTCGCATCCGGAGACATGGTCGCCTATATCCAAGCCGCATGGGCCGACTCGCCCGACACAAAGATACACATCACGGCCGTACATCGGATGAACTACCTCGGAGCGGTCGTCACCCATGCTGCGCAAGGGATCTCGAACGATGGCTTCGACGCCGAATGGCGGGACGTGCACGTTCTGACCGTAGAAGGTGACGTTGTCAGCCGCAGCGAGCTCTTCGACGAGGCAAACCTCGACGCCGCGTTGGAGAGGTTCGATGAACTCAGTCGGCCTGTGCCCCGGCACGAGAACGCAGCAACCCGCTTGTACCGGGACATCTTGGCAAGCTTTCGCAACCATGACTGGGACAACATTCGGGAGCTCCTGGCCGAGGACATTTCAACCGAGGATCGTCGTCATGTCGTGAATTCCGGCCGCCGACAGGGCCGCGACGCGGTGATTGCCGAGATGTCGGCTATCGCTGAGGTCGGCGTGACGGACGTTCAGACAGAAGTCATCGCATCCCGTGGCAGCTACCTCGCTCTGAGTCGGAGTCGAGCCTCGACGGCAGCCCAGCAACCCGACGCATTCCACAGCGACCTACTCGAAATCATCGAGGTGAACGGCGACAGCAAGGCGCTGGCGCGCGTGGTGTTCGACCCCGACGACTTCGACGCCGCGTTGGCGGAACTCGATGCGCGCTATCTTGCCGGCGAGGCGGCACCGTATGCAAATACGTGGTCCGCGATTTGCCGAATCTCCGACGCCTTCAACCATCGCAAAGAACCTGCGACGACCCCGAATTGGGCGAACATCGACCACAGGCAGGCAACGGCATTCGCAACGGGCGAGATGACCGAGTATCTCAGTGCCACCTGGAATTTGTCTCGGCAGGCGTCCCTTTTCATCGAGACAGTGCACGAGCTGAACACCCTCGGCGCCGTCATTACCCAATCTGCTCAAGCGGTTTCACATGAAGGGTTCCATGCTGAGTGGCGAGTGATCATTCTCCTGACCGTCGACGGCGATCTGATCAGCCGTTGCGAAGTTTTTGACGAAACCGACTGCGATGCTGCGCTCACCAGGTTCGACGAACTGAGTCGGCAATCGCCGCAGCTCGCCAACATCGCAAGCCGGGCACACGATCGCTTCATGGCGTACTTCACCGCCCGCGATTGGGCGGCGATCGCCGGACTTCTGATGGACAACGCCTACACCGACGATCGGCGTCGGGTGGTGAACACCGGGATCAGGCGCGGTCGGGATGCCGTGCTCACAGAGATTAAGGCGCTCGCCGACATCGGAGGTCAAAGACTCACATCAGAGGTGATAGCGATCCGAGGTGAACGGCTCGCGCTCCGCCGTACCCACTTTTCGGGAAGCGACGACCGAGAGGCGTACCACGTCGGCGGCCTGGAAGTTATCGAGGCGGCTGTCGATGAGCGCCTGCTGGCACGAATCGCATTCGACCTGGATGACTTCGACGCCGCCTTGGCGGAACTCGATGCCCGCTACCTCGCGGGCGAGGCCGCGCCATATGCGCGGACTTGGTCGGCCTTCATGCGCGGCTACGCGGCGGCGAACAGTCAAGAGCTCCGCGGAATGACCTCGGACTGGGTGAACATCGACCACCGGCGAGCGAGGGCATTCGCGCCCGGGGAGATGTCCGTATACATGGATGCCACATGGGACCTCGCGCCCGGGACCCGGATCTACGTCGAGAACGTCCATTGCCTGAACGACCTCGGAGCAGTCGTCACACACGTCGCAAACGGGACCTCGCAGCAGGGGTTCGACGCCCAATGGCGGGAGATCAACGTATCTACGGTCGAAGGCGACCTGGCGAACCGAAGCGAACTGTACGACGAGACCGACCTCGACGCGGCGCTTGCCCGATTCGACGAACTGCAGCCGCGGACGCCACGACTCGAAAACACAGCGAGCCTTGTAGAAGCTCGTTGCGAGGAATGCTTGTCATCAGGGAATTTGGAGGCATTGTCCGAACTCATGGCTGATGACATCTCGATCGACGACCGCCGGCGCGTCACCAATGCCGGCCTCCGGCATGGTCGAGAAGCGGTGATCGAGGATCTTCGAGTCGGGGCCGAAATCGGCCTCACGCAGATCACGCCGACCGCCATCGCCACGCGTGGCGAGCACCTCACGCTTCGGCGTATTCGCTACTCGGGCGGGGCCCAAAGCGACGACACCTTTCTGATCGATCTCGTACAAATTGTTGAGATCGATGCGGACGAGCACATCCATGCGCTCGTACTTTTCGATCCCGACGATCTTGATGACGCCTTGACCGAACTCGACGCCCGGTACCTAGCCGGAGAAGGCGCCCCGTACGTACACACGTGGTCGGTGGTCATCAGCGGTTACGCCGCGTTCAATCGACAGGAGTTGCCCCCGACGACGCCGGACTGGGTGAACATCGACCACCGGCGAGCGAGGGCCTTCGCACCAGGGGACCTGATCCCCTATATCCGTGCCACCTGGGATATCACGCCGCACGCCACCGTCTACGTCGAGGCTGTGCATCGGCTGAACGAATTCGGCACGGTCGTCGGCCAGGTTACGCGCGGAACATCTAACGAAGGCTTCGATGCCGAATGGCGGGAGTACGTCCTGTTCACAACGGACGGAGACCTGCTCAGCCGCGCCGAAGTGTTCGACGAGGCAGACTTCGACGTCGCGCTCGCCCGCTTCGACGAACTGACCTCGAGCAACCGGACGCCGCAGCTGGAAAACGCTGCAAGCCGAGTGGCCGCTCGTTTCGGGGTGCATTTTGTCGCACGCGACTGGGGCGCCTTGGCAGAGATCCTGGCCGAGGACGTGTTCGACGACGACCGTCGGCGCGTGGTGAACGCCGGGACACTACGCGGTCGGGGCGATGTGATTGCCGACGCCTCGAGAATCGCCGACGTCGGGGCCGAGAACATCACGGCGGAGGTGATTGCAACCCGCGGAGCGCGCCTCGTCCTCAGCCGTGTCCGGTACTCGGGCAGCGACGCGCAGCAGGCAACGTTCCACGTCGATGCCCTGGACATCGTCCAGATCGACGCAGACGAGCGCCTATCGGCACACGTGGCTTTCGACCCCGAAGACATCGACGCTGCCTTCGAAGAACTCGATGCTCGTTATCTCGCCGGTGAGGCCGCTGCGTGTGCGCACACGTGGTCTGTCATCACCAACAGTTACCTCGCACTCAATCGGCATGAGCTTCCCGCCGCGACAACGAACTGGACTGATGTCGACCGCCGTCAGGTAATTCCGGTCGAGGCGGGTGCCCTGGGCCCGTCGCTCCGCGCGATCTGGGACCTCACGACACAAGCCACCATCTACATCGAGGCTGCGCATCAGCTCACGGACGCCGGAGCAGTTCTCACTCACGTGGCGTCAGCGACTTCCCGCGACGGCTTGGATGCCGAATGGCGGAACATTTGCATCTTGATCATCGAAGACGACCGACTCAGCCACGGCGAAGTTTTCGACGAGTCCGACCTCGATGCCGCACTCGCCCGCTTCGACGAACTCAGCCGGCAGACGCCCACTTGA
- a CDS encoding TIGR03085 family metal-binding protein: MSVARRERAALVESMRAAGPDAPTLCEGWTTRDLAAHLVVRERRLDAAPGILVPQLAGHTERVQRKVAETTDWGDLVDQIAAGPPLYSPFKLLDPLVNVAEMFIHNEDVRRAQPGWEPRPLDDATVSALSRAITGMARMAMGKSPARVVLTTPEGKTLATVGSGPEVTVTGDPGELLMFAAGREPARVTFSGDDDAVAALRAARRGL; encoded by the coding sequence ATGAGTGTTGCTCGACGCGAACGTGCCGCCTTGGTCGAGTCCATGCGCGCCGCGGGCCCCGACGCCCCGACCCTCTGCGAGGGCTGGACCACGCGCGACCTGGCCGCCCACCTCGTCGTGCGCGAGCGTCGTCTCGACGCCGCCCCCGGCATCCTGGTGCCCCAGCTGGCCGGCCACACCGAGCGAGTCCAGCGCAAGGTCGCCGAGACCACCGATTGGGGCGACCTGGTGGACCAGATCGCGGCCGGCCCTCCGCTGTACTCGCCGTTCAAGCTGCTCGACCCGCTGGTCAACGTGGCCGAGATGTTCATCCACAATGAGGACGTCCGCCGGGCCCAACCTGGTTGGGAACCAAGGCCTCTCGACGACGCGACGGTTTCCGCCCTGTCCCGCGCGATCACCGGGATGGCCCGGATGGCCATGGGTAAGTCCCCGGCCAGGGTGGTGTTGACCACGCCCGAGGGCAAGACGCTGGCCACCGTCGGGTCCGGCCCGGAGGTCACCGTCACCGGAGATCCCGGTGAGTTGCTGATGTTCGCCGCCGGGCGGGAGCCGGCCCGGGTGACGTTCTCGGGCGACGACGACGCGGTCGCTGCCCTGCGCGCGGCGCGACGCGGGCTGTAG
- a CDS encoding MBL fold metallo-hydrolase translates to MDTRVDEIAPDIYRLSTWIPGITEHGFTFNQFLLTGDEPFLFHTGHRFLFEQVSTAIEQVLPLPELRWISFGHLEADECGAVNLFLAAAPHAEVIHGPLAIMLSLNDMCDRPPVVAPSDDAHDIGGHRLRFIATPHVPHNWEAGLWFDETTSTLLAGDLFTHTGQCPALTESDCVAPALEAEAVFHATGLTTNLAPTLAQLADLNPTTLALMHGASFHGDGPGQLRALSDGYAELFGAS, encoded by the coding sequence CTGGACACCCGCGTCGACGAGATCGCCCCGGACATCTACCGGTTGTCCACCTGGATACCGGGGATCACCGAGCACGGCTTCACGTTCAACCAGTTCCTGCTCACCGGTGACGAGCCGTTCCTGTTCCACACCGGCCACCGGTTCCTCTTCGAGCAGGTCTCGACGGCCATCGAGCAGGTACTGCCACTGCCCGAGCTGCGCTGGATCTCGTTCGGGCACCTGGAGGCCGACGAATGCGGAGCCGTCAACCTGTTCCTGGCCGCCGCTCCCCACGCCGAAGTCATCCACGGTCCGCTGGCCATCATGTTGTCGCTGAACGACATGTGCGACCGGCCACCGGTCGTCGCGCCGTCGGACGATGCGCACGATATCGGTGGGCACCGCCTGCGGTTCATCGCCACTCCCCACGTGCCGCACAACTGGGAGGCCGGGCTGTGGTTCGACGAGACGACATCGACACTGCTGGCCGGCGACTTGTTCACCCACACCGGTCAATGCCCGGCACTGACCGAATCCGATTGTGTGGCACCGGCTCTGGAAGCCGAAGCGGTGTTCCACGCCACCGGCCTGACCACCAACCTGGCACCCACGTTGGCTCAACTCGCCGACCTGAACCCCACCACGTTGGCGCTCATGCACGGCGCCTCGTTCCACGGCGACGGGCCCGGGCAATTGCGCGCACTGTCAGATGGATACGCGGAGCTGTTCGGCGCGTCATGA
- a CDS encoding TetR/AcrR family transcriptional regulator — protein sequence MSPETATGADEYAFVRPTGARSDRIHQGILDATAELLDEGGYPATTVDAIAARSGASKATIYKHWPSRTAVAAEAFGAMMAQSLPLPDTGSTAGDLVEQVVRVSAFYASARGAVFAQLLAACVEDATGATYFREYFLNGRRAAITELWQRGIDRGDANPGIAIDDVIDILFGPLIFRRISGHYDLTEEHARRLAVTALRGLISGSD from the coding sequence ATGTCGCCTGAAACGGCCACCGGGGCGGACGAATACGCCTTCGTCCGCCCCACCGGCGCGCGCAGCGATCGTATCCACCAGGGCATCCTCGATGCGACGGCAGAGCTGCTCGACGAGGGCGGCTACCCAGCGACCACGGTCGATGCGATCGCGGCGCGCTCGGGTGCCAGCAAGGCCACCATCTACAAGCACTGGCCATCGCGGACCGCAGTGGCCGCCGAGGCATTCGGGGCGATGATGGCCCAGAGTCTTCCGCTGCCCGATACCGGAAGCACCGCAGGCGATCTCGTCGAACAGGTGGTGCGGGTCTCGGCGTTCTACGCCAGTGCCCGGGGTGCCGTATTCGCCCAGCTACTCGCCGCCTGCGTCGAAGATGCCACGGGCGCAACGTATTTCCGGGAGTACTTCCTCAACGGTCGCCGCGCGGCCATCACCGAACTGTGGCAGCGCGGCATCGACCGAGGCGACGCCAACCCCGGCATCGCGATCGATGACGTGATCGACATCCTGTTCGGCCCACTCATCTTCCGCCGCATCAGCGGCCACTACGACCTCACCGAGGAACATGCCCGGAGGCTGGCGGTGACCGCGCTGCGGGGGCTGATTTCCGGCAGCGACTAG
- a CDS encoding oxidoreductase: protein MSVWFITGASRGFGLQIARDALDRGHQVVATARDASAVTAALGDNENVLAVALDVTNEEQAQQAAQAAVDRFGRIDVLVNNAGRGLLGAVEEATDAEVRAVYETNVFGLLTVTRAVAPVLRAQRSGTIVNISSVGGFVGSPGWGVYASTKFAVEALSEALHAELRPLGVHVMVVEPGYFRTDFLDSSSLQTQRTVIDDYTDGPAGQMRVAAGERNHDQPGDPVKAAKAIIDVVEAPQPPLRLLLGNDTIAAVEGKIAHVQGELAQWRTVSESTDFDDVA from the coding sequence ATGAGCGTTTGGTTCATCACCGGAGCTTCCCGCGGATTCGGCCTGCAGATCGCCCGCGACGCGCTGGACCGCGGCCATCAGGTCGTGGCCACTGCGCGGGACGCCTCCGCCGTCACCGCCGCCCTCGGCGACAACGAGAACGTGCTCGCCGTCGCCCTGGACGTCACCAACGAGGAGCAGGCACAACAGGCCGCGCAGGCCGCCGTCGACCGGTTCGGCCGGATCGACGTCCTGGTCAACAACGCCGGACGCGGACTGCTCGGCGCGGTCGAGGAGGCCACCGACGCCGAGGTGCGGGCCGTCTACGAAACCAACGTGTTCGGTCTACTGACCGTCACCCGCGCGGTCGCCCCGGTGCTGCGGGCACAACGGTCGGGCACCATCGTCAACATCTCCTCGGTCGGCGGGTTCGTCGGCTCACCCGGCTGGGGCGTCTACGCGTCGACGAAGTTCGCGGTCGAGGCGCTCTCCGAGGCACTCCACGCCGAACTGCGGCCGCTGGGTGTGCACGTCATGGTGGTCGAGCCCGGTTACTTCCGCACCGACTTCCTCGACTCGTCGAGCCTGCAGACTCAGCGCACCGTGATCGACGACTACACCGACGGCCCGGCCGGCCAGATGCGCGTCGCCGCAGGCGAACGCAACCACGACCAGCCCGGCGACCCGGTGAAGGCAGCCAAGGCCATCATCGACGTCGTGGAGGCCCCGCAGCCTCCGCTGCGCTTGCTGCTGGGCAACGACACCATCGCGGCGGTCGAGGGCAAGATCGCCCACGTGCAAGGCGAACTGGCGCAATGGCGGACAGTCTCCGAGTCCACCGATTTCGACGATGTCGCCTGA